The Triticum aestivum cultivar Chinese Spring chromosome 7B, IWGSC CS RefSeq v2.1, whole genome shotgun sequence genome window below encodes:
- the LOC123161646 gene encoding uncharacterized protein — protein MGRTNRSALALACLLALLLVQLPRGARAVDGDLCGKVKCGMGSCGESGDYMFGFACRCNPGWSRYHLGDVDFPFLPCAIPNCTINYSCQDGSSPPAPSPPPPAAPPLTNLSVYDPCLMQYCGGGTCEKVESSAFAHRCACPDGFRNLLDDDAYPCYRQCSLGSGCSDLGIGIINGSDPSTSPPAPVSFTVQKSGAAGGSAPPAHGLLGLLILITFFWVQSPDSFVKVNQVCGV, from the exons ATGGGTCGTACCAACAGGTCGGCCCTCGCGCTGGCGTGCCTGCTGGCCCTGCTGCTAGTGCAGCTACCTCGAGGAGCCCGTGCAGTAGATGGGGATCTGTGCGGCAAGGTGAAGTGCGGCATGGGGAGCTGCGGCGAGTCTGGCGACTACATGTTCGGGTTCGCGTGCCGCTGCAACCCGGGGTGGAGCCGGTACCATCTCGGCGACGTGGACTTCCCCTTCCTCCCCTGCGCCATACCAAACT GCACCATCAACTACTCGTGCCAGGACGGCTCGTCTCCTCCGGCTccgtcaccgccgccgccagcAGCGCCACCGCTGACAAACCTCTCAGTCTACGACC CTTGCTTGATGCAGTACTGCGGGGGCGGCACCTGCGAGAAGGTGGAGTCCTCGGCGTTCGCGCACAGGTGCGCCTGCCCCGACGGCTTCAGGAACCTCCTCGACGACGACGCCTACCCCTGCTACCGCCAGT GTTCTCTGGGATCAGGCTGCTCAGACCTCGGGATCGGCATAATCAACGGGTCCGACCCGAGCACGTCGCCGCCAGCACCCGTCTCCTTCACCGTCCAGAAGAGCGGCGCTGCAGGCGGTTCAGCACCACCGGCGCACGGGCTGCTGGGGCTCCTCATACTGATTACCTTCTTCTGGGTCCAGAGTCCAGACAGTTTTGTGAAAGTAAACCAAGTGTGTGGCGTTTGA
- the LOC100037531 gene encoding probable aquaporin TIP2-2: protein MPGSIAFGRFDDSFSLASFKAYIAEFISTLIFVFAGVGSAIAYTKVSGGAPLDPSGLIAVAICHGFGLFVAVAIGANISGGHVNPAVTFGLALGGQITILTGIFYWVAQLLGAIVGAFLVQFCTGVATPTHGLSGVGAFEGVVMEIIVTFGLVYTVYATAADPKKGSLGTIAPIAIGFIVGANILVAGPFSGGSMNPARSFGPAVASGDFTNIWIYWAGPLIGGGLAGVVYRYVYMCDDHSSVAGNDY, encoded by the exons ATGCCGGGCTCCATCGCCTTCGGTCGCTTCGATGACTCCTTCAGCTTGGCCTCTTTCAAGGCCTACATCGCTGAGTTCATCTCCACCCTCATCTTCGTCTTCGCCGGCGTCGGCTCTGCCATCGCCTACA CTAAGGTGAGCGGCGGCGCGCCCCTTGACCCATCCGGGCTGATTGCCGTGGCGATATGCCACGGGTTCGGGCTGTTCGTCGCGGTCGCCATCGGCGCCAACATCTCCGGCGGCCACGTGAACCCTGCCGTCACCTTCGGCCTCGCCCTCGGCGGCCAGATCACCATCCTCACCGGCATCTTCtattgggttgcccagctcctcgGTGCCATCGTCGGCGCCTTCCTCGTCCAGTTCTGCACCGGCGTG GCGACCCCTACACACGGGCTTTCCGGCGTGGGCGCCTTTGAGGGCGTCGTGATGGAGATCATCGTCACCTTCGGGCTCGTCTACACCGTgtacgccaccgccgccgaccccaaGAAGGGTTCCCTCGGCACCATCGCCCCCATCGCCATCGGCTTCATCGTCGGCGCCAACATCCTCGTTGCCGGCCCCTTCTCCGGCGGGTCCATGAACCCTGCACGCTCCTTCGGCCCCGCCGTTGCCAGCGGCGACTTCACCAACATCTGGATCTACTGGGCCGGCCCGCTCATCGGCggtggcctcgccggcgtcgtctACCGGTACGTGTACATGTGCGACGACCACAGCTCCGTCGCCGGCAACGACTACTAA